Proteins from one Syntrophorhabdaceae bacterium genomic window:
- a CDS encoding CoA-transferase gives MSITDKRGVPQSNVLLEGQGELIGWYDPDDARDWVIQNKSSQRKNNIVSIEEAVKKYIHDGDYIASGGFGHVRVSMAIVYEIIRQKKRNLVMAGKTAVHDLDLLVGAGCVNKVEAAYSFGHEMRGLSPASRRKVESGECVVAAETSNAGYQWRFLAGMMGLSFIPARTLLGTDTLNHSSCKVIEDPFTGKPVALIPAAYPDCAFIHVHRCDMYGNSQIDANSVEDFELARCARHLIITTEEIVDEELIRREPWRTIIPFMVVDAVVQVPYGSHPCEMPGLYYYDENHIAEWLDLSRTEEGTQQYLHKYVFGVRSFDEYMELVGGVRQMSYLKRREFLQEPMTAPWRK, from the coding sequence ATGTCGATTACTGACAAACGAGGGGTTCCCCAGTCGAATGTACTCCTTGAGGGTCAGGGTGAACTCATCGGGTGGTACGACCCCGATGATGCGAGAGACTGGGTGATTCAGAATAAATCGTCACAACGCAAGAACAATATCGTCAGCATAGAGGAAGCGGTCAAGAAGTATATCCACGATGGAGACTATATCGCGAGCGGAGGCTTCGGTCATGTCCGGGTCTCTATGGCCATTGTCTACGAGATCATCAGACAGAAAAAGCGTAACCTCGTGATGGCAGGCAAGACCGCGGTTCATGATCTCGATCTGCTCGTGGGTGCAGGCTGTGTGAACAAGGTAGAAGCGGCCTATTCCTTCGGTCATGAGATGCGAGGTCTGTCTCCGGCATCACGCAGAAAGGTCGAGTCCGGTGAGTGCGTGGTAGCCGCGGAGACTAGTAATGCCGGTTACCAGTGGAGGTTTTTGGCCGGCATGATGGGCCTCTCCTTCATTCCGGCCCGTACGCTCCTCGGTACCGATACGCTAAACCACAGTTCTTGTAAAGTCATCGAAGATCCCTTCACCGGTAAACCCGTGGCCCTCATCCCTGCGGCCTATCCGGACTGCGCATTCATCCATGTGCACCGGTGCGATATGTACGGCAACAGTCAGATCGACGCCAACTCCGTTGAGGATTTTGAACTTGCGCGCTGTGCGAGACACCTCATCATCACGACTGAAGAGATTGTCGATGAAGAGCTTATTCGCAGAGAACCATGGAGGACCATCATACCCTTCATGGTGGTCGACGCCGTGGTGCAGGTCCCATACGGCTCCCATCCCTGCGAGATGCCAGGCCTGTACTACTACGACGAAAACCACATCGCGGAATGGCTCGATCTATCAAGAACAGAAGAAGGTACACAGCAATACCTCCATAAATACGTATTCGGTGTTCGGTCTTTTGATGAATACATGGAGCTTGTGGGCGGTGTACGTCAGATGAGCTATCTCAAGAGGAGAGAGTTTCTCCAAGAGCCTATGACCGCACCCTGGAGAAAATGA
- a CDS encoding 3-keto-5-aminohexanoate cleavage protein, with translation MDKLIITAALTGNITLPVQTPYLPLTPEQIIDDAVRAADAGAASVHIHARDPKTAKPTTDPEVYRQIAQGIKARSNVIVCITTGGVTGMTAEQRVQVVPNLKPELATFNTGSMNFSIHPIVSRYKDEDYKYPWEKEFAQGLKGYIFSNNFADMEVFCTTMRESRTKPELEAYDVGHLYNVRYLVKQKLVELPVWVQFVTGVLGGIGSDLEDVMYMKRTADRLLGEANYKWSVIGAGYPAEFQLDTLAIMMGGHARVGMEDNIFIEKGVLCKSNAELVAKVVRIAKELGREVATPDEARAILGLKGRENVDY, from the coding sequence ATGGATAAACTCATCATCACCGCCGCTTTGACTGGCAATATCACCCTGCCGGTACAAACCCCATACCTGCCGCTTACCCCTGAGCAGATTATTGATGATGCCGTGAGGGCGGCAGATGCCGGGGCGGCCTCGGTACACATCCATGCAAGGGACCCAAAAACGGCAAAGCCTACAACAGACCCAGAGGTCTACCGTCAGATCGCCCAGGGTATCAAGGCGAGATCGAACGTGATCGTCTGCATTACAACCGGCGGTGTTACCGGCATGACGGCAGAACAGAGGGTCCAGGTAGTCCCAAACTTGAAACCCGAGCTTGCCACCTTCAACACGGGCTCCATGAACTTCTCCATTCATCCTATCGTCAGCCGCTACAAGGATGAAGACTACAAATACCCCTGGGAAAAGGAATTTGCCCAAGGTCTCAAGGGGTACATCTTCAGCAACAACTTTGCAGATATGGAGGTCTTCTGTACGACAATGAGAGAGAGTAGGACCAAGCCGGAGCTTGAAGCATACGACGTGGGCCATCTCTACAACGTCCGTTACCTCGTAAAACAGAAACTCGTAGAGCTGCCCGTGTGGGTCCAGTTTGTAACGGGAGTCCTGGGAGGTATCGGCTCAGATTTAGAAGACGTCATGTACATGAAACGGACTGCCGACCGTCTTTTGGGAGAGGCGAACTACAAATGGTCGGTGATCGGCGCGGGTTACCCCGCGGAATTCCAGCTTGATACTCTGGCCATCATGATGGGCGGTCACGCACGGGTCGGTATGGAAGACAACATCTTCATAGAGAAAGGCGTGCTCTGCAAGAGCAACGCGGAGCTCGTGGCCAAGGTGGTGCGCATAGCAAAGGAATTGGGTAGGGAGGTAGCAACCCCCGATGAGGCACGCGCCATACTGGGACTTAAAGGGAGAGAGAATGTCGATTACTGA
- a CDS encoding CoA-transferase yields MTENKPNYNIREYLAYLGAVALEDRKAVFVGTGLPIIAAMLAQKTHAPHLLIMFEAGGIGPNLPELPISVGESRTFHKGLIATSMHDIMSLSQAGYINYGFLGAAQMDRYGNINTTVIGDHDHPKTRLPGSGGAADVGSFSRKLIIIAAKQSKQTFVNKVDFLTTAGYLTGFGAREKAGLPRNTGPHRVITQIGVYGFREATKELEIVSLHPGETLEAAQANSSFPIHIPEVLETSPTPPPEYLRILREEVDPMGIVIGK; encoded by the coding sequence ATGACAGAGAACAAACCCAATTATAATATCCGAGAATACCTGGCATATCTCGGCGCCGTGGCCTTAGAAGACAGAAAGGCCGTCTTTGTGGGTACAGGCCTTCCCATCATCGCCGCCATGCTCGCACAGAAGACCCACGCCCCTCACCTGCTCATCATGTTCGAGGCAGGGGGCATCGGCCCGAATCTTCCTGAGCTTCCTATCTCTGTGGGGGAATCGAGGACTTTCCACAAAGGACTCATCGCCACCAGCATGCACGATATCATGTCGCTCTCCCAGGCGGGTTATATCAACTACGGGTTCTTGGGGGCCGCTCAGATGGATAGATACGGCAATATCAACACGACAGTCATCGGGGACCATGATCACCCCAAAACTCGTCTACCCGGCTCCGGAGGCGCAGCAGATGTGGGCTCCTTCTCCCGCAAGCTCATCATTATCGCAGCCAAACAGTCCAAACAGACCTTCGTGAATAAAGTGGACTTCCTTACCACTGCCGGGTATCTCACTGGGTTTGGGGCGAGAGAGAAGGCGGGCCTTCCGAGGAATACGGGACCGCATAGAGTCATCACGCAGATAGGCGTCTATGGGTTCCGGGAGGCAACCAAGGAACTGGAGATCGTGTCACTCCACCCCGGGGAGACCCTTGAGGCGGCACAGGCAAACAGTAGCTTCCCAATACACATCCCTGAGGTACTTGAAACAAGCCCTACTCCTCCTCCCGAGTACCTCAGGATCTTAAGAGAAGAGGTCGATCCCATGGGGATCGTAATAGGGAAGTAG